One genomic segment of Lebetimonas natsushimae includes these proteins:
- a CDS encoding ABC transporter ATP-binding protein, whose translation MNYFKINKKLHGSLGDMVLNVEFSLEKGDFLAIMGESGSGKTTLLRIIAGLEKSNSKIIVDNEIWQDEKNFLPPQKRKIGFVFQDYALFPNMNVIENLLYVQKDKKLAEFLLEITNLKELKNRFPNTLSGGQKQRVALARALMRKPKILLMDEPFSALDPSMRESLQKEIFLLHKEFNLTTIMVSHSPSEIYKLSNKVIEIKQGKIIKNSNTKEVLLKHSGSAKFAFEAKILDLKKSDIINIAIISIGNQISEIVITNKEAKNLKIGDSVIVSTKAFHPNIKKIK comes from the coding sequence ATGAATTATTTTAAAATAAATAAAAAACTTCACGGAAGTTTGGGAGATATGGTCTTAAATGTTGAATTTTCCCTTGAAAAAGGGGATTTTTTAGCAATAATGGGAGAGAGCGGCAGTGGAAAGACCACTCTTTTAAGAATCATAGCAGGACTAGAAAAGAGTAACAGTAAAATTATTGTAGATAATGAAATTTGGCAGGATGAAAAAAATTTTTTACCTCCCCAGAAAAGAAAAATAGGATTCGTTTTTCAGGATTATGCCCTGTTTCCCAATATGAACGTAATAGAAAATTTACTTTATGTTCAAAAAGATAAAAAATTAGCAGAATTTTTGCTTGAAATTACTAATTTAAAAGAACTTAAAAACAGATTTCCAAATACATTAAGCGGTGGTCAAAAACAAAGGGTCGCACTTGCAAGGGCTTTAATGAGAAAACCTAAAATTCTTTTAATGGACGAGCCTTTTTCCGCACTTGATCCGTCTATGAGGGAGAGTCTGCAAAAAGAAATTTTTCTTTTACATAAAGAGTTTAATTTAACAACAATTATGGTCTCCCACTCTCCTAGTGAAATCTATAAACTTTCAAATAAGGTGATAGAAATAAAACAGGGAAAAATAATTAAAAATTCAAATACAAAAGAAGTATTATTAAAACACAGCGGATCGGCAAAATTTGCATTTGAAGCTAAAATATTGGATTTAAAAAAAAGCGATATTATAAATATTGCTATTATTTCCATTGGAAATCAGATTAGTGAAATAGTGATTACAAATAAAGAGGCAAAAAATTTAAAAATAGGGGACAGTGTAATAGTATCTACCAAAGCTTTTCATCCAAATATTAAAAAAATTAAATAA
- the modB gene encoding molybdate ABC transporter permease subunit: MDFTPFFLSFKLAFFVTVILLCIGVPFAYFLSNTRSKIKPVLEAVSALPIVLPPSVLGFYMLILLSPDSIIGETVYKLFNVKLVFTFEGLIVASSLYSFPFMIQPLQNGFENIDKRLIEASFLSGKGKIRTLFKVILPNMKSSILTAIIITFAHTIGEFGVVLMVGGSIPGKTEVASVAIYDYVEMMDYKSAHFYSAIMLIISFLVLLFVYIFNEREKKKYELF; this comes from the coding sequence ATTGATTTCACGCCTTTTTTTCTTTCATTTAAACTGGCTTTTTTTGTAACTGTTATATTGCTTTGTATAGGTGTTCCTTTTGCTTATTTTCTTTCAAACACAAGATCAAAAATAAAACCTGTTTTAGAAGCTGTGAGTGCCCTGCCGATTGTATTGCCTCCATCTGTGCTTGGGTTTTATATGTTGATTTTACTTTCCCCTGATTCAATTATAGGAGAAACTGTATATAAACTTTTTAATGTAAAACTTGTATTTACTTTTGAAGGGTTGATTGTGGCAAGTTCTCTTTATTCTTTTCCTTTTATGATTCAGCCTCTGCAAAACGGGTTTGAGAATATAGATAAAAGGCTTATAGAAGCTAGTTTCCTGAGCGGAAAAGGTAAAATCAGAACTCTTTTTAAAGTAATTTTGCCAAATATGAAAAGTTCAATTCTTACGGCAATTATAATAACTTTTGCGCATACAATCGGGGAGTTTGGAGTTGTTTTAATGGTTGGAGGTTCGATTCCAGGTAAAACAGAAGTAGCAAGTGTTGCAATTTATGATTATGTGGAAATGATGGATTATAAATCTGCCCATTTTTACAGTGCCATTATGCTTATAATCAGTTTTTTGGTTTTGCTTTTTGTTTATATTTTTAATGAAAGAGAAAAGAAAAAATATGAATTATTTTAA
- a CDS encoding TOBE domain-containing protein → MNKIKAELVEIKNKDDVNLLIFKCKGNFIKVITLEINFDIDEANLFFKPTMVSISKEKCKTSIENNLKAKILSIEKGEIFSNIYCKYNDEEIEVIILNESVNKLNLNINDEVYLMIKASDIGVSVD, encoded by the coding sequence ATGAATAAAATAAAAGCAGAATTGGTTGAAATAAAAAACAAAGATGATGTTAATTTATTAATATTTAAGTGTAAAGGCAATTTTATAAAAGTTATTACACTTGAGATTAATTTTGATATTGATGAAGCTAATCTTTTTTTTAAACCTACAATGGTTTCAATCTCAAAAGAAAAATGCAAAACAAGTATTGAAAATAATTTAAAAGCCAAAATTTTAAGTATAGAAAAAGGAGAAATTTTTTCCAATATTTATTGTAAATATAATGATGAAGAAATAGAAGTTATAATTTTAAATGAATCTGTTAATAAACTTAATTTAAATATAAATGATGAGGTTTATCTGATGATAAAAGCAAGTGATATAGGAGTTAGTGTTGATTGA
- the modA gene encoding molybdate ABC transporter substrate-binding protein: MKFLISLFFTVFLFANEIFVASATGNAYAMPEIIKEYNKIYPNDNVHLIFASSGKLTAQIMHGAKYDIFLAANMKYPLFLYKKGIVLTKPKIYAYGTIVLFSRKPINGNYKDIILNATSIAIANPKTAPYGKAAVEFLKNTGLYDKVKDKLIYAETVSAAFNYSLHSTDIGIIAKSLLFSPNTKKYKNWINLPNGYTPINQGVVLLNKKAENFYNFLFSDEAKKIFKKYGYIVK, encoded by the coding sequence ATGAAATTTTTAATAAGTTTATTTTTTACTGTTTTTTTATTTGCAAATGAAATTTTTGTAGCTTCTGCTACCGGCAATGCTTATGCTATGCCTGAAATAATTAAAGAATATAATAAAATTTATCCAAATGATAATGTTCATTTAATCTTTGCTAGCAGTGGAAAATTAACAGCTCAAATAATGCATGGGGCTAAATATGATATATTTTTAGCTGCAAATATGAAATATCCTCTTTTTTTGTATAAAAAAGGAATTGTTTTAACAAAACCAAAAATTTATGCATATGGGACAATAGTTCTTTTTAGTAGAAAACCAATCAATGGAAATTATAAAGATATTATTTTAAATGCCACTTCTATTGCAATTGCAAATCCCAAAACAGCCCCTTATGGAAAGGCAGCTGTAGAATTTTTAAAAAATACTGGTTTATATGATAAAGTTAAAGATAAACTCATATATGCCGAAACTGTTTCAGCTGCGTTTAATTATTCTCTGCATTCTACTGATATCGGAATAATTGCAAAATCTCTATTGTTTTCTCCTAATACAAAAAAATATAAAAACTGGATAAATTTGCCGAATGGTTATACTCCTATTAATCAGGGAGTGGTTTTATTAAATAAAAAGGCTGAAAATTTTTATAATTTTTTATTTTCAGATGAAGCTAAAAAAATTTTTAAAAAATATGGATACATTGTCAAATAA
- a CDS encoding YdcH family protein, protein MFKECCPELIPVMEKLAAENPHIDALIKRHAELNQLIDDVEAGREHMEEIELDKLKKEKLHIKDEVYQAVLEYKKAHTL, encoded by the coding sequence ATGTTTAAAGAATGTTGTCCAGAATTAATTCCGGTTATGGAAAAATTAGCAGCTGAAAATCCACATATTGATGCATTAATTAAAAGACACGCTGAACTTAATCAATTAATAGATGATGTTGAAGCCGGCAGAGAACATATGGAAGAAATCGAACTTGATAAACTTAAAAAAGAAAAATTACATATTAAAGATGAAGTTTATCAGGCAGTATTAGAATATAAAAAAGCTCATACTCTTTGA
- a CDS encoding M99 family carboxypeptidase catalytic domain-containing protein: MNRRDFLLTSSALLFPNLVFAKSNHHIILPTKPFEYFHKKGNGKRILIIGGIHGNEMGAYKAADLLVEMDIKADVLIIPRSNFTSILANVRGYNGDMNRKFDYISKNDPDYYYVELLKEAILDFKPDLLISMHDGYGFSSRNHHAWGQSIVIDENKYKNFDLLKEALYIKNNANKYLKWPVSLINTKTFSGNTHKEQKKALTGWCLKHNIKAFCIEASKQLPSLKDKIYTHFVMLREFFRLYDIKSDIDHYINNLNIKNVIPEVTLKINNKIYKINKNTEIKLSDISDIKVVDIQGDRGSFVIPRGVNLNWRKFYFKNLTLEVKNDFETKYKIFLRS; this comes from the coding sequence TTGAATAGAAGAGATTTTTTATTAACTTCATCAGCTTTACTGTTTCCAAATTTAGTTTTTGCCAAATCAAATCATCATATTATTTTACCAACAAAACCTTTTGAATATTTCCATAAAAAAGGCAATGGTAAAAGAATTTTAATAATAGGCGGAATTCACGGTAATGAAATGGGGGCTTATAAAGCCGCCGATTTATTGGTTGAAATGGATATAAAAGCTGATGTTTTGATTATTCCGAGAAGTAATTTTACTTCTATTTTGGCAAACGTAAGAGGTTATAACGGAGATATGAACAGAAAATTTGATTATATCTCAAAAAACGACCCGGATTATTATTATGTTGAACTTTTAAAAGAGGCGATACTTGATTTTAAACCGGATTTATTGATTTCTATGCATGACGGATATGGATTTAGTTCAAGGAATCATCATGCTTGGGGCCAAAGTATTGTAATAGATGAGAATAAATATAAAAATTTTGACCTTTTAAAAGAAGCTTTATATATAAAAAACAATGCGAATAAATATCTTAAATGGCCAGTTTCTCTTATCAATACAAAAACATTCAGCGGAAACACGCACAAAGAGCAGAAAAAAGCACTTACAGGCTGGTGTTTGAAACATAATATAAAAGCGTTTTGTATAGAAGCTTCCAAACAGCTTCCTTCATTAAAAGACAAAATTTATACACATTTTGTAATGCTTAGGGAGTTTTTTAGATTGTATGACATTAAATCTGATATTGATCATTATATAAACAATTTAAATATAAAAAATGTTATACCGGAAGTTACATTGAAAATAAACAATAAAATATATAAAATTAATAAAAATACAGAAATTAAATTATCGGATATTTCAGATATTAAGGTAGTTGATATTCAAGGAGATAGGGGAAGTTTTGTAATTCCAAGAGGAGTTAATTTAAACTGGAGAAAATTTTATTTTAAAAATTTAACTTTAGAAGTAAAAAATGATTTTGAAACAAAATATAAAATTTTTTTAAGGAGCTAA
- a CDS encoding DUF6858 family protein has product MQQMILQEKYPVFILDIDKNETHYKTTNEIIKFFKNKIDSHPICTYIGEFDHYNHTKNLQNGEIAEGIKDCKIIIFCFGNKILNGKIAAVRPRSIGVTEYEDKFEIAFLEAPALIANEVMEGWVKELKNSL; this is encoded by the coding sequence ATGCAACAAATGATTTTGCAGGAAAAATATCCGGTTTTTATATTAGATATAGATAAAAATGAAACTCATTATAAAACAACTAATGAAATAATCAAATTTTTTAAAAATAAAATAGATTCACATCCGATTTGTACATATATTGGAGAATTTGACCATTATAATCACACAAAAAATCTGCAAAACGGAGAAATTGCAGAGGGAATAAAAGATTGTAAAATAATAATATTCTGTTTTGGAAATAAAATACTAAACGGAAAAATAGCAGCAGTTAGACCAAGAAGTATAGGTGTTACTGAATATGAAGACAAATTTGAAATAGCATTTCTTGAAGCACCTGCTTTAATTGCAAACGAAGTAATGGAAGGGTGGGTAAAAGAACTTAAAAATTCTCTATAA
- the modD gene encoding ModD protein: protein MYYTKEDIARLISEDMPYFDLTSKLLNIENPGKISFYTRKDTVVSGNKLVSMLADELNLKVTFREKDSRFITAGNKIFEAEGENVLILWKVAQNIYEYALSVATYTYEMTQKARVHNPNIEILTTRKIIPFTKKIALNAVIDGGGLPHRITTSETVLVFDNYIKLFGGWEKFFKEFPKLKQRSIEKKWVIEADNLEMAKKLIDIEVDVVQLDKVDVETTKKIVELAHQKNIKVISAGGININNVQDYAKAGVDSIVTTAPYFAKGADVKVVIENF, encoded by the coding sequence ATGTATTATACAAAAGAAGATATTGCAAGGCTTATAAGCGAGGATATGCCTTATTTTGATTTAACTTCAAAACTTCTAAATATTGAAAATCCTGGAAAAATTTCCTTTTATACGAGAAAAGATACAGTTGTTAGCGGTAATAAATTAGTATCGATGCTTGCTGATGAGTTAAATTTAAAAGTAACATTTAGAGAAAAAGATTCAAGATTTATTACTGCTGGTAATAAAATATTTGAAGCAGAAGGGGAAAATGTTTTAATTTTATGGAAAGTTGCTCAAAATATTTATGAATATGCCCTAAGTGTAGCAACATATACATATGAAATGACACAAAAAGCCAGAGTGCATAATCCAAATATTGAAATTTTAACAACCCGAAAAATAATTCCTTTTACTAAAAAAATAGCCCTGAATGCTGTAATAGATGGAGGAGGTTTGCCTCATAGGATTACAACTAGTGAAACTGTTTTAGTATTTGATAATTACATTAAACTTTTTGGTGGATGGGAAAAATTTTTTAAAGAATTTCCTAAACTCAAACAAAGATCAATAGAAAAAAAATGGGTTATTGAAGCAGATAATTTAGAAATGGCTAAAAAACTTATAGATATAGAAGTGGATGTTGTTCAGCTTGATAAAGTTGATGTTGAAACAACTAAAAAAATAGTGGAACTTGCGCATCAAAAAAATATAAAAGTAATAAGCGCAGGTGGAATAAATATTAATAATGTGCAAGATTATGCAAAAGCAGGAGTTGATTCAATAGTTACAACAGCCCCTTATTTTGCAAAAGGGGCTGATGTGAAGGTGGTTATAGAGAATTTTTAA
- the fusA gene encoding elongation factor G, with the protein MPRQTPIEKVRNIGIAAHIDAGKTTTTERILYYTGVSHKIGEVHEGAATMDWMEQEKERGITITSAATTCFWKDHQINIIDTPGHVDFTIEVERSMRVLDGAIAVFCAVGGVQPQSETVWRQANKYHVPRIAFVNKMDRIGADFYNVEKQIRERLKANPVPIQIPIGAEENFKGVVDLVQMKALVWEDEAALGSKYEIEDIPAELMDKAEEYREKLIESVAETDEELMEKYFAGEELTVDEIKAAIKKATLNLEIVPMLCGTAFKNKGVQPLLDAVIDYLPAPTEVTWIKGIDPKTGEEISVNPGDDQPFSGLAFKIMTDPFVGKLTFTRFYSGVIKAGSYVLNSTKNKKERVGRLLRMHANKREEVSEFYSGEIGAIVGLKYTLTGDTLCDENRPIILEKMEFPDPVISVAVEPKTKADQEKMAIALQKLAEEDPSFRVTTDEESGQTIISGMGELHLEIIVDRLKREFKVECNTGKPQVAYRETIKSQVEQEYKYAKQSGGRGQYGHVFIRLIPQEPGKGYEFVDLIKGGVIPREYIPAVDKGIQEAAQGGVLAGFPVVDFKVELFDGSYHEVDSSEMAFKLAGSMAFKEGAKKANPVILEPIMKVEIEVPEEYMGDVIGDVNRRRGQVNSMEDSHGIKKITAYIPLAEMFGYSTDLRSMTQGRGTYVMQFDHYEEVPQNVAAEIIKERQG; encoded by the coding sequence ATGCCAAGACAAACGCCTATTGAAAAGGTAAGAAATATAGGTATTGCTGCGCATATTGACGCAGGAAAAACTACTACAACTGAGAGAATTTTATATTATACAGGTGTTAGCCACAAAATCGGTGAAGTGCACGAGGGTGCAGCTACTATGGACTGGATGGAACAGGAAAAAGAAAGAGGTATTACAATTACTTCAGCTGCAACTACATGTTTCTGGAAAGACCATCAAATTAATATTATTGACACTCCGGGACACGTTGACTTTACAATTGAAGTTGAAAGAAGTATGAGGGTACTTGATGGTGCTATTGCAGTATTTTGTGCTGTTGGTGGTGTTCAGCCTCAGAGTGAAACTGTTTGGAGACAGGCAAATAAATATCATGTACCAAGAATTGCATTTGTAAATAAAATGGACAGAATTGGTGCTGATTTTTACAATGTTGAAAAACAAATCAGAGAGAGACTAAAAGCAAATCCGGTTCCAATTCAAATTCCAATCGGTGCGGAAGAAAATTTCAAAGGTGTTGTAGATTTAGTTCAAATGAAAGCTCTTGTATGGGAAGATGAAGCGGCTCTTGGAAGTAAATATGAAATAGAAGATATTCCTGCTGAACTCATGGACAAGGCTGAAGAATACAGAGAAAAATTAATTGAATCAGTTGCTGAAACTGATGAAGAATTAATGGAAAAATATTTTGCAGGTGAAGAACTTACTGTTGATGAAATTAAAGCGGCTATTAAAAAAGCAACACTTAATCTTGAAATTGTTCCAATGTTATGCGGTACTGCATTTAAAAACAAAGGTGTTCAACCATTACTTGATGCAGTAATTGATTATTTGCCTGCACCTACTGAAGTTACTTGGATTAAAGGTATTGATCCTAAAACTGGTGAAGAAATCAGTGTAAACCCAGGTGATGACCAACCATTCAGCGGACTTGCATTTAAAATTATGACTGACCCATTTGTTGGTAAACTTACATTTACAAGATTTTATTCAGGTGTAATTAAAGCAGGAAGTTATGTATTAAACTCAACTAAAAATAAAAAAGAAAGAGTTGGTAGACTTCTTAGAATGCATGCAAACAAAAGAGAAGAAGTCAGTGAATTTTACAGCGGTGAAATCGGAGCAATCGTAGGTCTTAAATATACATTAACTGGGGATACTTTATGTGATGAAAATAGACCGATTATTCTAGAAAAAATGGAATTCCCAGACCCGGTTATCTCTGTGGCAGTTGAGCCTAAAACAAAAGCTGACCAGGAAAAAATGGCTATTGCTCTTCAAAAACTAGCTGAAGAAGACCCAAGCTTTAGAGTAACAACTGATGAAGAAAGCGGACAGACTATTATTTCTGGTATGGGAGAGTTGCACCTTGAAATTATTGTAGACAGACTTAAAAGAGAATTTAAAGTTGAATGTAATACAGGTAAACCTCAGGTTGCATACAGAGAAACTATTAAATCTCAGGTAGAACAAGAATACAAATATGCAAAACAATCAGGTGGTAGAGGTCAATACGGACATGTGTTCATAAGACTAATCCCACAAGAACCTGGAAAAGGTTATGAATTTGTTGATTTGATTAAAGGTGGAGTAATTCCAAGAGAATATATTCCAGCAGTTGACAAAGGGATTCAAGAAGCGGCTCAAGGCGGTGTGTTAGCTGGATTCCCAGTGGTTGACTTTAAAGTGGAACTATTTGATGGTAGTTACCATGAAGTTGACTCAAGTGAAATGGCGTTTAAACTAGCAGGTTCAATGGCATTTAAAGAGGGTGCTAAAAAAGCAAACCCTGTTATACTTGAGCCAATTATGAAAGTTGAAATCGAAGTTCCGGAAGAATATATGGGTGATGTTATCGGTGATGTTAACAGAAGAAGAGGTCAGGTAAACTCTATGGAAGACAGTCATGGAATTAAAAAAATTACTGCATATATTCCGCTTGCAGAAATGTTTGGATATTCAACTGACCTTAGAAGTATGACTCAGGGTAGGGGAACTTATGTAATGCAATTTGACCATTATGAAGAAGTACCACAAAACGTAGCAGCAGAAATCATTAAAGAAAGACAAGGTTAA
- the rpsG gene encoding 30S ribosomal protein S7, whose product MRRRRAPKRPVMPDPVFNSEVVTKFINKVMWDGKKTLAERIVYGAIEKLDTKEEGTKGIDIFFKAIENVKPLLEVRSRRVGGATYQVPMEVRPERQQTLAIRWIVDAARARNERTMVDRLANELWDAANERGAAFKKREDTHRMAEANKAFAHYRW is encoded by the coding sequence ATGAGAAGAAGAAGAGCGCCAAAAAGACCGGTAATGCCGGATCCGGTATTTAATAGCGAAGTAGTTACTAAATTTATTAACAAAGTTATGTGGGATGGTAAAAAAACATTAGCAGAAAGAATTGTATACGGTGCCATTGAAAAACTTGATACCAAAGAAGAAGGTACCAAAGGAATTGATATATTCTTTAAAGCTATTGAAAATGTAAAACCGCTTTTAGAAGTTAGAAGTAGAAGGGTTGGTGGGGCTACTTATCAAGTTCCAATGGAAGTAAGACCTGAAAGACAACAAACTCTTGCAATCAGATGGATTGTTGATGCTGCAAGAGCTAGAAATGAAAGAACAATGGTAGACAGACTTGCAAATGAACTTTGGGATGCCGCAAACGAAAGAGGAGCAGCATTTAAGAAAAGAGAAGATACTCATAGAATGGCAGAAGCTAACAAAGCATTTGCTCATTACAGATGGTAA
- the rpsL gene encoding 30S ribosomal protein S12, whose protein sequence is MPTINQLVRKGRKKVIKKSKSPALVSCPQRRGVCTRVYTTTPKKPNSALRKVAKVRLTSGYEVISYIPGEGHNLQEHSIVLVRGGRVKDLPGVKYHIVRGALDTAGVKGRVHSRSKYGTKKAEAGKK, encoded by the coding sequence ATGCCTACTATAAACCAATTAGTTAGAAAAGGTAGAAAAAAAGTTATTAAAAAATCAAAATCACCAGCACTTGTAAGCTGTCCTCAAAGAAGAGGGGTTTGTACAAGAGTATATACAACTACTCCTAAAAAACCAAACTCAGCTTTAAGAAAAGTTGCAAAAGTTAGACTAACTTCTGGATACGAAGTAATTAGTTATATTCCAGGTGAAGGTCACAACCTACAAGAACACAGCATCGTGCTTGTAAGAGGTGGTAGGGTAAAAGACTTACCAGGGGTTAAATATCACATCGTAAGAGGTGCCCTAGATACAGCTGGAGTTAAAGGAAGAGTTCATTCTAGAAGTAAATACGGTACTAAAAAAGCTGAAGCTGGTAAAAAATAA